One Legionella hackeliae DNA segment encodes these proteins:
- a CDS encoding electron transfer flavoprotein subunit beta/FixA family protein, with product MNIVVAVKRVIDPYVKIRIKSDHTGVETQNIKMSMNPFDEIAIEEAVRLKEKNNAKEIIAVTIGNDASQETLRHALALGADRAILVRANKNFCSLNIAKILQNIVDKEKAELVLMGKQSIDGDNNQTPQMLAALLNWPQATFVSRLIIQDKMIEATREIDGGLETLAMPLPAVVSTDLRLNEPRYASLPNIMKAKRKPLDIIECDSLGLTLKEHIQVISTTPPPSRSGGIKVASVSELLNKLKFEAKVL from the coding sequence ATGAACATTGTGGTTGCAGTGAAGCGAGTAATAGACCCTTATGTAAAAATTCGGATTAAATCAGACCATACAGGGGTAGAAACACAGAATATCAAGATGTCTATGAATCCTTTTGACGAGATTGCTATAGAAGAAGCAGTTCGTTTAAAGGAAAAAAATAATGCCAAGGAAATTATTGCCGTTACTATAGGTAACGATGCCAGCCAGGAGACATTGCGACATGCTCTTGCTCTTGGTGCTGATCGAGCTATTTTAGTTCGCGCGAATAAAAATTTTTGCAGCTTAAATATTGCCAAAATATTGCAAAACATTGTGGATAAAGAGAAAGCCGAGTTGGTGTTAATGGGTAAGCAGTCCATCGATGGTGATAATAACCAAACTCCTCAAATGCTTGCCGCCTTACTAAATTGGCCTCAGGCAACATTCGTATCCAGGTTAATTATTCAAGATAAGATGATTGAGGCTACTCGAGAAATTGATGGTGGCTTAGAGACACTGGCGATGCCATTGCCAGCAGTGGTAAGCACTGATCTTCGCTTAAATGAACCCCGGTATGCAAGCTTGCCTAACATTATGAAGGCTAAGCGTAAACCCCTTGATATTATTGAATGTGACTCACTAGGGTTAACCTTGAAGGAACATATTCAAGTCATATCTACCACACCTCCTCCATCCAGAAGTGGTGGTATTAAGGTAGCTTCAGTAAGTGAATTACTCAATAAACTGAAATTTGAAGCCAAAGTGCTTTAA
- the galU gene encoding UTP--glucose-1-phosphate uridylyltransferase GalU, whose protein sequence is MQVKKAVFPVAGLGSRFLPATKANPKEMLPIVDKPLIQYAVEEAVRAGITHMIFITSSSKRAIEDHFDNHFELEKRLEEQGKENLLELVKSVSPPGIQFTYVRQHQPLGLGHAVLCAEHVIGDDPFAVLLADDLIDDTRLPCLSAMTEHFKRDKLSVLAVQPVPWHDVQQYGVVRVVDANDNYTTILGMVEKPKREQAPSNLAAVGRYIFTPQIFACLKQTVADHHGEIQLTDGIRALLTEQKVQAYQFLGKRYDCGSKLGYLQATVELGLSHPEIGQEFKGYLQTLADQ, encoded by the coding sequence ATGCAAGTAAAAAAAGCTGTGTTTCCAGTGGCAGGACTTGGCTCTCGTTTTTTGCCAGCCACGAAAGCAAACCCCAAGGAAATGCTACCTATCGTTGATAAACCTCTCATTCAATACGCAGTTGAAGAGGCAGTGCGAGCGGGAATTACTCATATGATTTTTATTACAAGCTCCAGTAAAAGAGCGATAGAAGATCATTTTGATAATCACTTCGAATTAGAGAAACGTCTAGAAGAGCAGGGTAAAGAAAACCTGCTAGAGTTAGTAAAAAGCGTTTCCCCGCCTGGGATTCAATTTACTTACGTTCGACAACATCAACCCTTAGGACTTGGTCATGCGGTGCTTTGTGCTGAGCACGTTATTGGTGATGATCCGTTTGCTGTTTTGCTGGCCGATGATTTAATTGACGATACAAGACTCCCTTGTTTATCCGCGATGACTGAACATTTCAAGCGTGATAAATTATCCGTTTTAGCTGTACAGCCGGTGCCTTGGCATGATGTTCAACAATATGGTGTAGTACGTGTAGTCGATGCCAACGACAATTATACAACTATACTTGGAATGGTGGAAAAACCAAAGCGAGAACAGGCTCCTTCTAATCTTGCCGCAGTGGGACGTTATATATTTACCCCTCAAATTTTTGCTTGTTTAAAACAAACGGTTGCTGATCATCATGGAGAGATTCAATTAACAGATGGTATCAGGGCATTATTAACCGAGCAAAAAGTTCAAGCCTATCAGTTTTTGGGAAAACGATATGACTGTGGTTCAAAACTCGGTTACCTCCAAGCGACAGTCGAGTTAGGTTTAAGTCATCCAGAAATTGGACAGGAATTTAAAGGTTACCTGCAAACATTAGCTGATCAGTAG
- a CDS encoding UDP-glucose dehydrogenase family protein encodes MVISVYGAGYVGLVSAVCFAKLGHQVICADINEQKIALLLEGHCPIYENGLPELLHEQIQLKRLHFTADLAHAIKMAQVHIIATGTPSQADGSADLSQVFAVARQVAQEATSHGVLITKSTVPVGTGEAIQTLVNEELIACGKDITIEVASNPEFLREGTAVYDFLNADRIIIGGEEKALTILREIYQPLVEKGIPLLSMSRNSAELTKYSANAMLACRISFMNQISQIAEKFGANIDDIRQGIGMDPRIGSQFLQAGIGYGGSCFPKDVRALIQIAKSIDIDTNLLQAIDNVNNAQKKWIFNQLNKHFLHKIKGLTIGMWGLSFKPGTDDLREASSLIAIDSLLNAGATLRVYDPVAMPAAQKLLENKRAICWCNSAEEVVNAGVDALVIITEWPEFRNFSLQTLKQKLNNAPIVDGRNCFELAKVTSAQLVYYSVGRPLIRKDATQ; translated from the coding sequence ATGGTTATTTCTGTTTATGGCGCAGGCTATGTAGGATTGGTATCTGCAGTGTGTTTTGCCAAATTAGGTCATCAGGTAATTTGCGCAGATATCAATGAGCAAAAAATTGCTCTGTTGTTAGAAGGGCACTGTCCCATTTATGAAAATGGACTTCCAGAATTATTACACGAGCAAATACAGCTCAAACGACTTCATTTTACAGCGGATCTTGCTCACGCTATAAAAATGGCGCAAGTCCATATTATTGCGACTGGAACACCCAGCCAGGCCGATGGAAGTGCTGATTTATCGCAAGTATTTGCTGTGGCAAGACAAGTTGCTCAGGAAGCAACTAGTCATGGAGTATTGATCACAAAATCCACCGTTCCTGTAGGGACAGGGGAAGCTATTCAAACTCTAGTTAATGAAGAGCTTATTGCCTGTGGTAAAGATATTACGATAGAGGTGGCCTCTAATCCTGAATTCTTACGTGAAGGCACTGCAGTTTATGATTTTTTAAATGCAGATAGAATCATTATTGGCGGTGAAGAAAAAGCCTTAACTATTTTAAGAGAAATATATCAACCTTTAGTTGAGAAGGGCATTCCTTTGCTGAGTATGAGTAGAAACTCAGCCGAACTTACCAAATATTCTGCCAATGCAATGCTTGCTTGCAGAATTAGTTTTATGAACCAAATCAGTCAAATTGCCGAAAAATTTGGTGCAAATATTGATGATATTCGACAAGGCATTGGTATGGACCCGCGGATAGGATCGCAATTTTTACAAGCCGGTATTGGGTATGGCGGCTCTTGTTTCCCTAAAGATGTTCGTGCACTTATCCAGATCGCTAAATCAATCGATATAGACACGAATCTTCTTCAGGCAATTGATAATGTAAATAATGCTCAAAAAAAATGGATTTTTAATCAATTAAATAAGCATTTTTTACACAAAATTAAAGGGCTAACGATTGGTATGTGGGGACTATCGTTTAAACCCGGAACTGATGATTTGCGTGAAGCAAGTAGTTTGATTGCTATTGATTCCTTGTTAAATGCAGGTGCAACACTAAGAGTGTATGATCCTGTTGCAATGCCTGCAGCACAAAAGTTATTAGAAAATAAGAGGGCTATTTGTTGGTGTAATTCTGCTGAAGAAGTTGTTAATGCAGGTGTAGATGCTCTTGTAATAATTACGGAGTGGCCTGAGTTTAGGAATTTTTCGTTACAAACATTAAAACAAAAATTAAATAATGCACCGATTGTTGATGGTCGGAATTGCTTTGAACTCGCTAAGGTTACTTCTGCGCAATTAGTGTATTATTCAGTGGGGCGTCCGTTGATTCGTAAAGATGCCACCCAGTAG
- a CDS encoding ArnT family glycosyltransferase, with product MDIQTKKKRFWLEHPAISLLLITTLILLVRILLRGPVLLLDESEQVIMAQNLLPGYPNQPPLYTWLQYIFFQFFGVNLFSVALLKCCLLFGCFYLFYLISQIYCQNNLIAWCALASWALIPSIGLDLIKDNTHSILVLFAACLTWYWFQISHKISNSLWYSCFGVIIGIGILAKFNYVLFFIIFFISAISIGEHRKRLISPYMVLSLIMAGIVTSPYIYWLLKHPDLGFASAYKLSPAGIAYFQGLIQVIRASIFFAGPALIALALIFYGTSFERQKNALLYRYHLLSLPILVIITLLGGFRHFETRWMVPILFLCPLLYLSRLKNTLRSKRILFISLCISVQILFFGLLIYNSYSEQTQRKQLSLNQIIQIIKANPDKHDYIVSDSYWLLGNIATKLSIKKVWLILPSREVLPKGRSLMFWTRPQIPYWINLFAQISEITDQKPLVDSETNEVIGGQAFAHK from the coding sequence ATGGATATTCAAACAAAGAAGAAAAGATTTTGGCTTGAGCATCCTGCGATTAGTTTATTACTTATTACCACTCTGATTCTATTAGTTCGAATTTTATTACGCGGTCCAGTACTGTTGCTTGATGAGTCTGAGCAAGTGATTATGGCGCAAAATTTACTCCCGGGTTATCCCAATCAACCTCCTCTTTATACTTGGTTGCAGTATATTTTTTTCCAATTTTTTGGTGTGAATTTATTCAGTGTCGCCCTTTTAAAATGTTGTTTACTGTTTGGGTGCTTTTATCTTTTCTATTTAATAAGTCAAATTTATTGTCAGAATAATTTGATAGCATGGTGCGCATTGGCTTCTTGGGCTCTTATCCCTTCTATTGGATTAGATTTAATTAAAGACAACACCCATTCCATTTTAGTTTTATTCGCAGCCTGTCTCACCTGGTACTGGTTTCAAATTAGTCACAAAATATCCAACTCCCTTTGGTATAGTTGTTTTGGTGTTATCATAGGCATTGGTATCCTGGCAAAATTTAACTATGTATTATTCTTTATTATCTTTTTTATTAGCGCTATCTCAATAGGCGAACATCGCAAGCGTTTGATTAGTCCCTATATGGTCTTAAGTTTGATCATGGCAGGTATCGTTACCAGTCCTTATATCTACTGGTTGCTGAAACATCCAGACCTTGGTTTTGCGAGCGCTTATAAATTGAGTCCTGCTGGGATTGCATACTTTCAAGGTTTAATTCAAGTAATCAGGGCAAGTATATTTTTTGCAGGTCCCGCTCTTATCGCTTTGGCACTCATCTTTTATGGCACTTCATTTGAACGACAAAAAAATGCTCTTCTTTACCGGTATCACTTACTCAGCCTGCCAATACTCGTTATTATCACTCTGCTGGGCGGTTTTCGTCATTTTGAAACTCGTTGGATGGTACCTATTTTATTCTTGTGCCCTTTGCTCTATCTTAGTCGACTTAAAAATACTTTAAGATCTAAACGAATTCTCTTCATTAGTTTATGTATCTCTGTCCAGATTCTTTTCTTTGGGCTCTTAATTTATAACAGTTACTCAGAGCAAACCCAACGCAAACAATTGTCATTAAATCAAATAATACAAATTATTAAAGCGAATCCTGACAAACATGATTATATTGTTTCAGATTCTTATTGGCTTTTGGGCAATATCGCGACAAAGCTCTCGATCAAAAAAGTATGGCTGATACTGCCCTCCAGGGAAGTGTTACCCAAGGGGCGATCTTTAATGTTTTGGACTCGTCCACAAATCCCCTATTGGATTAATCTGTTTGCCCAAATCAGCGAAATAACAGATCAAAAACCGCTTGTCGATTCCGAAACTAATGAGGTGATAGGCGGCCAAGCTTTTGCTCACAAATAA
- a CDS encoding lipid-A-disaccharide synthase N-terminal domain-containing protein, whose product MNTEYLWLALGLIGQGIFSARFIVQWLVSEKEKKSIIPVAFWYLSLLGGLTLLVYSIYKQDPVFILGQSTGVFIYARNLYLIQRERTSRLAKLTRTSEKGLS is encoded by the coding sequence ATGAACACTGAGTATCTTTGGCTAGCCCTTGGCTTGATTGGGCAAGGAATTTTTTCAGCTCGCTTCATAGTTCAATGGTTGGTGAGCGAGAAGGAAAAGAAAAGTATTATTCCTGTGGCATTTTGGTACTTAAGTTTACTTGGGGGATTGACGCTATTAGTGTATTCAATCTACAAACAAGACCCTGTATTTATCTTAGGACAGTCCACCGGTGTTTTTATTTATGCCCGTAATCTGTATTTAATACAACGGGAAAGAACCTCTCGTCTTGCAAAACTAACTCGAACCAGCGAGAAAGGTTTATCTTAA
- a CDS encoding glycosyltransferase family 2 protein, with translation MHHNTQQDVSIIIPVYNEVDNVEGLYKEIVAALPSERFIYEVIFVDDGSTDGTAERLKTLSQSYNNLRVVYHRKNFGQSAGLVSGARAAQYSMLVTLDGDGQNDPNDIPSLFDQQKDSRTVVLGIRKKRDDNTLRKLSSRIGNGIRQRLLNDDCPDTGCSLKLFPRDAFLALPHFNHLHRFLPALFKRAGFKLVNFPVNHRSRWHGVSKYGVMNRLFVGIHDLIGVRWLLKRPCSPEVSNYEH, from the coding sequence ATGCATCATAATACCCAGCAAGATGTCTCTATAATTATACCTGTTTATAATGAAGTCGATAATGTTGAAGGACTTTATAAAGAAATCGTAGCGGCATTGCCAAGCGAGCGCTTTATTTACGAAGTTATTTTTGTGGATGATGGTAGTACGGATGGAACTGCCGAACGCTTAAAAACATTATCACAAAGTTATAATAATTTACGGGTTGTTTATCATAGAAAAAATTTTGGTCAAAGCGCTGGATTGGTCAGTGGTGCTCGTGCAGCACAATATTCTATGCTCGTCACCTTGGACGGCGATGGTCAAAATGATCCCAATGATATCCCAAGCCTATTTGATCAACAGAAAGATTCACGTACTGTTGTATTGGGTATTCGTAAAAAAAGAGATGATAATACATTAAGAAAACTCTCTTCTCGTATCGGTAATGGAATCCGCCAACGTTTGCTAAATGATGACTGTCCAGATACGGGATGTAGTTTAAAATTGTTCCCCCGGGATGCTTTTTTGGCATTACCTCATTTCAATCATTTGCATCGTTTTTTGCCTGCTTTATTTAAACGAGCAGGGTTTAAATTAGTTAACTTCCCTGTAAACCATCGGTCACGTTGGCATGGTGTTTCTAAGTATGGAGTTATGAATCGATTATTTGTGGGTATTCATGATTTAATCGGCGTGCGCTGGTTACTAAAACGTCCTTGTTCCCCGGAGGTATCTAACTATGAACACTGA
- a CDS encoding phosphatase PAP2 family protein has protein sequence MSPFDRLLRAMTNPVVMISYVGLIVLCFMYFDKPVAEYFYNLEVRKHLAIVGWITKFGIGAIYISGLFMLALFFRYIMGNHEWAARTWFLFMCVAIPNAVCGFLKILFGRARPNLWIHNDFYGFYGLQFHAPFWSFPSGHTTTIMSLVFGLSIMFPRYFYAFLLTGITIAMSRVLLTHHYLSDVLAAGYLSLLEIGILLCFLRRKSWLAPAWGHAV, from the coding sequence ATGTCCCCATTTGATCGCTTATTAAGAGCGATGACCAATCCTGTCGTAATGATAAGTTATGTTGGTTTAATTGTTCTATGTTTTATGTATTTCGACAAACCTGTTGCCGAATATTTTTATAATCTTGAAGTAAGAAAGCATTTAGCTATCGTGGGTTGGATAACTAAATTTGGTATTGGTGCTATTTATATATCGGGTTTATTTATGCTTGCCTTATTTTTTCGTTATATCATGGGCAATCATGAATGGGCTGCTCGCACCTGGTTTTTATTTATGTGTGTTGCTATTCCTAACGCGGTGTGTGGCTTTTTAAAAATACTATTTGGTCGTGCCCGTCCTAATTTATGGATTCATAATGATTTCTATGGCTTTTACGGTTTGCAGTTCCACGCACCTTTCTGGTCTTTTCCCTCTGGCCATACGACGACAATTATGAGTTTGGTTTTTGGCTTAAGTATCATGTTTCCACGCTATTTCTACGCTTTTTTGCTGACTGGAATTACAATAGCTATGTCTCGTGTGTTACTGACCCATCATTATTTAAGTGACGTCTTGGCAGCGGGTTATCTAAGTTTATTGGAAATAGGCATTTTGCTTTGCTTCTTGCGTCGCAAATCTTGGCTGGCACCCGCCTGGGGACATGCAGTATAA
- a CDS encoding ArnT family glycosyltransferase produces the protein MSKLQHVLLLACFSLLLFVPGIAKLPVIDRDEAHFAQASRQMLQTGNYFQIRFQERTRFQKPPGINWLQAASVRLFSDANATKIWPYRIPSVLGGLFSVLLLYFFARNFVNQRTALLASGLFITSLLLIVETHMAVIDASLLFSVLLMQGALWHCYEKGITGVRAHWGWAYCFWLAMAFGMVLKGVTPLVGFLTIIALCFFERRIDWLASLRFYRGFLLFLLLTMAWLYMVNEAENSNYLMQMLHKDLLPKLQGGHESHGKPPLFHLAILPLTFWPASLFLWLGGMYAVRYRHEKVVKFLLAWLIPTWCFFEIMPTKLPQYVLPTFPAIALLCALAIDNMKQQDSPGRWLHFLQFMWGMLSIGLACSLALLPFLVMGKVSVASMILFTGLVIMTIVCVYYSWQGAYRRASLAIFATALIAYPLIFSQLFPHLQPIWLTRNATELVEKGSISDAKPLLVVGFEEPSLVFNLNTKLVKFLDSETAEQLIKKDSSRLALIDPKILNVWKKDGLPLSVKAQTAGYNYTKGRWLELILVTQQKESK, from the coding sequence TTGTCAAAGTTACAACATGTTCTTCTACTAGCCTGCTTCTCACTGTTGCTCTTTGTTCCTGGAATTGCCAAATTACCAGTAATTGATAGAGATGAAGCTCATTTTGCTCAAGCAAGTCGGCAAATGTTGCAAACGGGCAATTATTTTCAAATTCGCTTTCAAGAAAGAACGCGTTTTCAAAAACCACCAGGAATTAATTGGTTACAGGCTGCCAGCGTTCGTTTATTTAGTGATGCAAATGCAACGAAAATTTGGCCTTATCGTATACCTTCTGTGCTTGGCGGATTGTTTTCTGTTTTATTACTTTATTTCTTTGCGCGCAACTTTGTTAATCAGCGCACAGCGCTGTTGGCTTCAGGCTTATTTATCACATCCTTGTTGTTAATTGTCGAAACGCATATGGCAGTGATTGATGCTTCTTTACTATTTTCAGTGTTATTAATGCAAGGTGCTTTATGGCATTGCTATGAGAAAGGGATCACTGGGGTGCGTGCACATTGGGGATGGGCATATTGCTTTTGGTTAGCTATGGCCTTTGGCATGGTCTTAAAAGGGGTAACACCATTAGTTGGTTTTTTAACCATCATTGCTCTGTGCTTTTTTGAAAGACGTATCGACTGGTTAGCTAGTTTACGTTTTTATCGTGGATTTTTACTTTTTTTGCTGCTGACTATGGCTTGGTTGTACATGGTTAATGAAGCGGAAAACAGTAATTATTTGATGCAGATGTTGCATAAAGATTTACTGCCAAAGTTACAAGGAGGGCATGAGTCACATGGAAAACCTCCATTGTTCCATCTTGCAATTTTACCGTTAACATTTTGGCCAGCATCTTTATTCTTATGGTTAGGTGGTATGTATGCTGTTCGTTACCGACATGAAAAAGTAGTTAAATTTTTATTGGCGTGGTTAATCCCCACCTGGTGTTTCTTTGAAATTATGCCTACCAAGCTACCGCAATATGTATTGCCTACGTTTCCAGCCATCGCACTGCTCTGCGCTTTAGCTATCGATAACATGAAGCAGCAGGATTCTCCAGGAAGGTGGCTACATTTTTTGCAATTTATGTGGGGAATGTTGTCAATAGGTTTGGCATGTAGCCTGGCTCTTCTGCCTTTTCTGGTGATGGGAAAAGTTTCTGTCGCCAGTATGATTCTTTTCACCGGATTAGTTATAATGACCATTGTTTGTGTCTATTATTCTTGGCAAGGGGCTTATCGTCGGGCAAGTTTGGCTATTTTTGCGACTGCCCTAATTGCCTATCCTCTTATATTTTCACAGCTCTTTCCTCATTTACAGCCCATATGGCTGACACGTAATGCGACAGAATTAGTGGAAAAAGGGAGTATTAGTGACGCAAAGCCTTTATTGGTAGTAGGTTTTGAGGAGCCTAGTCTAGTATTTAATTTAAACACAAAACTAGTAAAATTCCTTGACAGTGAAACGGCAGAACAGCTTATTAAAAAAGATTCCTCCCGTCTGGCTCTTATTGACCCAAAGATTTTAAATGTGTGGAAAAAAGATGGGCTGCCATTGTCTGTCAAAGCTCAGACGGCGGGATATAATTATACAAAAGGACGTTGGCTTGAGCTTATTCTGGTAACGCAACAAAAGGAGAGTAAATAA
- a CDS encoding site-2 protease family protein, producing the protein MLELTTVQQIAIWILPVLFAITLHEASHAWVAYRLGDTTAKMLGRLSFNPIRHIDLIGTIIVPIVVLIVSQFNFVFGWAKPVPINDSQFRHPRRDVALSTAAGPLSNLLMAILWAGLLKLAINLNPQSSNAALFLLLASRAGVIINLLLAYLNLIPIPPLDGSRILASLLPPRQAYVYQKIEPWGFFILLLLMFTGILSWLINPPIQWSLMLLRSLFNL; encoded by the coding sequence ATGCTTGAGCTAACCACCGTCCAACAAATAGCCATTTGGATATTGCCTGTCTTATTTGCTATTACACTTCATGAAGCGTCACATGCTTGGGTTGCTTATCGTCTAGGCGACACAACCGCTAAAATGTTAGGACGCCTTAGCTTTAATCCTATACGACATATTGATCTTATTGGAACCATCATTGTTCCCATCGTTGTTTTGATAGTTAGTCAATTTAATTTTGTCTTTGGTTGGGCTAAGCCTGTACCTATTAACGACTCTCAATTTCGTCATCCACGTCGTGATGTCGCCCTATCTACGGCAGCAGGACCACTTTCAAATTTATTAATGGCGATTCTTTGGGCTGGATTATTAAAATTAGCAATTAACCTTAATCCTCAGTCGTCTAATGCTGCCCTATTTCTATTATTGGCTTCTCGTGCTGGAGTAATCATTAATTTGCTATTGGCCTATCTTAATTTGATACCCATCCCACCATTAGATGGTAGTCGCATTTTGGCAAGCCTTCTTCCTCCAAGGCAAGCCTATGTTTATCAAAAAATAGAACCCTGGGGATTCTTTATCTTACTTCTTCTTATGTTTACAGGGATTTTAAGTTGGCTTATTAATCCTCCAATTCAATGGTCACTTATGCTGCTTCGATCGTTATTTAATTTATGA
- a CDS encoding 4-phosphoerythronate dehydrogenase translates to MKILADSTLPGLVAAFPKPFELTLYEDVNDLPELLKNQQVLICRSTLKVNDGLLKNSALRYVATASSGTDHIDADYLHSRGIELIDAKGSNATAVADYVIASLAFLKKFKGLSPTKAAVIGVGEVGSKVLKRLQAVGLDVLSYDPPKAKQSANFVSCALDALSECDLISIHANLHSTMPHPSFNLINDTLLKKLKPRCAVINASRGGIVNEREILKHESLIYCTDVYSNEPAINEEIIHFATLCTPHIAGHSLEAKDEAIFMLSRKLHTAYGLSIPKFSIPTSSQASRWTVDQTWEDYILSLYNPMFETEILKNADKLEATFLRLRKAHHHRHDFAVSAKESTTNKSYLGILGIEG, encoded by the coding sequence ATGAAAATTCTTGCTGACTCCACGTTACCAGGCTTAGTTGCCGCTTTTCCGAAGCCTTTTGAATTGACGTTGTATGAAGATGTTAATGACCTACCTGAATTGCTTAAAAATCAACAGGTTTTAATTTGCCGTTCAACACTAAAAGTTAATGATGGTTTATTAAAAAACTCTGCACTCCGCTATGTGGCGACAGCAAGCAGCGGCACTGATCATATAGACGCAGATTATCTTCATTCACGTGGAATAGAATTAATCGATGCTAAAGGCAGTAATGCTACTGCAGTCGCCGATTATGTCATTGCAAGTCTGGCGTTTCTTAAAAAATTTAAAGGCCTCAGTCCAACGAAGGCAGCGGTAATTGGTGTAGGAGAAGTAGGTTCAAAAGTATTAAAACGTCTTCAAGCTGTTGGCTTAGACGTGCTTTCCTATGATCCCCCTAAAGCTAAACAGAGTGCTAATTTTGTTAGTTGTGCGCTTGACGCTCTCAGTGAGTGTGACCTAATTTCAATTCACGCCAATCTACATTCAACGATGCCACATCCAAGCTTTAATCTAATTAATGATACATTGTTAAAAAAATTAAAGCCTCGCTGCGCTGTCATCAATGCTTCACGAGGTGGTATTGTAAATGAAAGAGAAATACTAAAGCATGAGTCTCTTATTTATTGTACTGATGTATATAGCAATGAGCCGGCCATTAATGAAGAAATTATTCATTTTGCAACATTATGCACCCCTCACATAGCAGGCCATAGTCTTGAAGCAAAAGATGAAGCCATTTTTATGCTAAGTCGAAAACTTCACACGGCTTATGGATTATCTATTCCCAAATTTTCTATCCCCACAAGTAGCCAGGCTTCCAGATGGACCGTGGACCAAACGTGGGAAGACTATATTTTATCCTTATATAATCCAATGTTTGAAACAGAAATTTTAAAAAATGCTGACAAGCTAGAGGCCACCTTTTTGCGATTGCGTAAAGCGCATCATCACCGCCATGATTTTGCCGTTTCTGCAAAAGAATCGACTACTAATAAGAGCTATTTAGGTATATTGGGTATTGAGGGTTAG